A region of Maniola jurtina chromosome 18, ilManJurt1.1, whole genome shotgun sequence DNA encodes the following proteins:
- the LOC123874523 gene encoding hsp70-Hsp90 organizing protein 1-like, which translates to MDEPKKGSQSISVEELRAKGNDCVKNGKFIEAVLHYTQAIKMDPNNYVLYSNRSFAFLKLDQHYLSLQDANETVRLQPQWAKGYFRRAEVEAASGLYDEAVISYTRALQLEPHNVKLMESIKTITDEQKKKIKGHQNTIWICTCVGFIIGIGVVILDYTLTTNPTLNHPFSMVAFSIALAGLGWTIGKTSTLMNAWSAGKSLQPPPDLVTNETNENDSTPPEKKTKYSKAQARQRYKQGKL; encoded by the exons ATGGATGAACCAAAAAAAGGTTCTCAGTCTATAAGTGTCGAAGAACTTAGGGCTAAAGGTAACGACTGTGTTAAGAATGGGAAATTCATTGAAGCGGTATTACATTATACCCAGGCCATTAAAATGGATCCAAACAACTACGTTTTATACAGCAATAGGTCGTTCGCATTCTTGAAGTTAGATCAACATTATCTATCCCTTCAGGATGCTAATGAAACTGTTAGATTACAACCACAATGGGCAAAG gGGTATTTCCGCCGAGCTGAAGTTGAAGCAGCTAGTGGGTTGTATGATGAAGCAGTTATTTCTTACACAAGAGCTTTACAGCTTGAACCACACAATGTTAAGTTAATGGAGTCGATAAAAACTATTACTGATGAACAAAAGAAAAAGATTAAag gtcACCAAAATACTATCTGGATTTGCACTTGTGTGGGGTTCATTATAGGTATAGGTGTTGTTATATTAGATTACACCTTGACTACAAATCCAACATTAAAT CATCCCTTTAGCATGGTAGCATTTTCAATAGCACTAGCAGGGCTGGGATGGACTATAGGAAAAACTTCAACATTAATGAATGCGTGGAGTGCTGGTAAATCCCTACAGCCACCACCAGATTTAG TTACCAATGAAACAAATGAAAATGACTCCACTCCTCCAGAAAAAAAGACAAAATATAGTAAAGCACAAGCAAGACAGAGGTATAAGCAAGGGAAACTTTAA
- the LOC123874520 gene encoding arrestin domain-containing protein 17 — protein MGIKEAAIYLDNQWNTYYAGQTVNGRIEYVFDSPKKVRGIHVKFKGEAHTEWSESKQEEDSEGKTQSTDTLHQGNEEYFQITYYLLGSSTGNEIEIPAGKQVYNFTCALPPVLPSSFEGQYGYVRYTVKVTLDRPWKFDQETKMAFTVINALDLNLNPSYREPIHFQMEKTFCCFCCASPPLSVDVQAPVSGYCPGQVIPLTIDIENKSNVQLHLIKIFLRKVVTYRATTPTTAIKKSKDIIITMQEGPVPAGITKHWNLNLEIPPIPPSNLVNCSIIDLDYDLKVECAVSGMHMNLKDRKYITIGTVPLVGMVGQARPTPSAPVQPASPSQPAVLPVAPGQPAQPGIVQGGDSMPGGWMVPGAPQPQAPHQSLYPTLTEPVYKESPYTARTIHDRGESSHMITSPTRFAPYYPTYAAVLPPPLPQ, from the exons atGGGTATTAAAGAAGCGGCGATATATTTAGATAATCAGTGGAATACCTATTATGCCGGCCAAACAGTGAACGGAAGGATAGAATATGTTTTCGATAGCCCCAAAAAAGTTCGAG GAATTCATGTAAAGTTTAAAGGTGAAGCCCACACTGAATGGAGTGAAAGCAAGCAAGAGGAGGATTCTGAAGGTAAAACACAATCAACTGACACACTTCATCAAGGCAATGAAGAATACTTCCAAATAACTTATTACTTGCTGGGAAGTAGCACTG GAAATGAGATAGAGATCCCTGCAGGCAAACAAGTATACAACTTCACATGTGCATTGCCTCCGGTTTTACCCTCCTCTTTTGAGGGACAGTATGGTTATGTCAGGTACACTGTTAAAGTTACTCTTGACAGACCATGGAAATTTGATCAGGAAACTAAGATGGCTTTTACTGTTATCAATGCATTGGATTTGAACCTTAATCCATCATACAGG gAGCCAATACATTTCCAAATGGAAAAAACATTCTGCTGTTTCTGTTGTGCATCACCACCGCTGTCTGTGGATGTGCAAGCTCCGGTGTCTGGGTACTGTCCTGGACAAGTGATACCGCTGACTATAGACATTGAGAACAAGAGCAATGTTCAGCTGCATCTTATTAAGATTTTCCTAAGAAAG GTTGTCACTTATAGAGCAACAACTCCAACCACTGCGATTAAAAAGTCCaaagatataataataactatgcaAGAGGGACCTGTGCCAGCTGGAATAACCAAACACTGGAATTTGAATCTGGAAATACCACCAATACCTCCCTCAAACCTGGTTAATTGCAGTATTATTGATTTGGATTATGATTTGAAG GTTGAGTGTGCAGTGTCAGGCATGCACATGAATTTGAAGGACCGCAAGTACATAACAATTGGCACCGTGCCACTGGTTGGTATGGTAGGGCAGGCTCGGCCAACGCCGTCCGCCCCAGTACAGCCGGCGTCTCCGAGCCAGCCGGCTGTGTTGCCAGTGGCGCCAGGCCAGCCTGCGCAACCTGGAATT GTACAAGGTGGAGACTCAATGCCAGGAGGTTGGATGGTACCAGGAGCTCCGCAACCCCAAGCCCCTCATCAGTCGCTTTATCCTACATTAA CGGAGCCAGTGTACAAGGAGTCTCCGTATACCGCGCGTACGATTCACGACCGCGGCGAAAGCAGCCACATGATCACTAGCCCGACCCGGTTCGCGCCCTACTACCCCACGTACGCGGCCGTGCTACCCCCGCCCTTGCCGCAGTGA
- the LOC123874516 gene encoding integrator complex subunit 3 homolog, giving the protein MEQAKPKSPRLFVCTAIENKDEIEERYERAYNFFQSLVADCSEKEAHDALNNAVCKNHEDVSLGMLMSILTEPHIATKCYRDLTLITRDGLTSVLNNLSNLILERYLKFQDTTRNQLLWLVKEMIKNAVTGVDSICWNLMRYASGGDITPKNIFLVEALLDIYIDNRTWLDKFPVLVCMVVYTYLRLIEDHNIPQLMALRQKEVNFVIALIREHFNEVLTLGRDLVRLLQNVARIPEFNQLWQDILINPKSLSPTFNNVMQLLQTRTSRRYLQSRLTPDMERKLVFLTSQVRFGHHKKYQEWFQRQYLATPESQSLRSDMIRFIVGVIHPTNELLCSDIIPRWAVIGWLLTTCTSNVAASNAKLALFYDWLFYDPEKDNIMNIEPAILVMHHSMRSHPAVTATLLDFLCRIIPNFYPPFADRVKQGIFNSLQQIIEKRVLPNLQPLFDSPKLDRELRTTVRETFKEFCSNGNGEGVSGNRDEGSDDLPRGGPDEPAFSDDEDDPPPIIAEDTDDDDLPLSEVRARERPELAAALPLLLRPFAETLLDERSAAAATALLDACGSPMPTPAALADLFVAVLQEAPPLKMSRNPTPADLESILNSPVFSMFHYLVPGNSTEGRRKLLLETLKEIHSQATVPCVGYCLLFYLKVCYEREKRAERDPVKKRNVKFKADVYREYCGYVELKLAESIADDFEKCQESDANVLVWLIPDVYREYKDQVQNHIRLLHVIVSTLDAAQLQRLVCLTLQGSLMMFKSDDITTMLSTSLGWETFEQYCLWQLLTAAEISVEDVLQLIPRLSYAQHAEALTAVLLMLKQERPSADVVRQMFCRALDADDAFVVSTVMYWCQDWEDKVADLLAALLSTRYPGTSPNKRKRPGKHSIPPNAPPNAELVLGHLEQIRVCCVEQDDMSIFNMECMQKALQQSQSNSSDSIKRQYSELFLLAWEDELPISRRARKLASNSLPLNPSLHSSNEDSEEEEIVKPKQAKRRKKAISDSD; this is encoded by the exons ATGGAACAGGCTAAGCCTAAATCGCCTAGACTTTTTGTGTGTACCGCTATAGAAAACAAGGATGAAATAGAAGAG agatatgaaagggcttataACTTTTTTCAATCACTTGTGGCGGACTGCAGCGAAAAGGAAGCTCATGATGCATTAAATAATGCTGTGTGCAAAAATCATGAAGATGTGTCACTTGGGATGCTCATGTCCATTCTTACAGAGCCTCACATTGCTACTAAATGCTATAGAGACCTGACGCTCATTACGAGAGATGGATTAACATCGGTCCTTAACAATCTATCTAATTTGATTCTGGAAAGGTATTTAAAGTTTCAAGACACAACACGTAACCAACTTTTATGGCTTGTTAAGGAAATGATAAAAAACGCAGTTACTGGCGTTGATAGCATATGTTGGAACTTAATGCGATATGCATCTGGAGGAGATATCacaccaaaaaatatttttcttgtagAAGCTCTTTTGGACATATACATTGACAATCGAACATGGCTTGACAAATTCCCTGTTCTTGTATGTATGGTAGTGTACACATACTTGAGATTGATTGAAGACCATAATATACCGCAGCTGATGGCATTAAGACAGAAGGAAGTTAACTTTGTCATAGCACTGATAAGAGAGCATTTCAATGAAGTGTTAACCCTCGGCAGAGACTTAGTGCGGCTGCTGCAAAATGTGGCTCGCATTCCTGAGTTTAACCAACTATGGCAGGACATTCTAATCAACCCAAAATCACTATCCCCAACTTTTAACAATGTAATGCAACTTCTACAAACTAGAACCTCCAGGCGTTACCTGCAATCCAGATTAACTCCTGATATGGAAAGAAAATTGGTATTTCTTACATCTCAAGTAAGGTTCGGACATCATAAGAAGTATCAAGAATGGTTTCAAAGACAGTACCTTGCCACACCTGAATCACAATCACTTCGAAGTGACATGATCAGGTTCATCGTAGGAGTGATACATCCTACTAATGAACTACTTTGTTCGGACATCATTCCCAGATGGGCTGTTATTGGCTGGCTATTAACAACTTGTACTTCAAATGTTGCAGCATCAAATGCTAAGCTAGCTCTATTTTACGATTGGCTCTTCTATGATCCAgagaaagataatattatgaacatagAACCAGCCATTCTTGTGATGCATCACTCAATGAGGTCACATCCAGCCGTAACCGCTACATTATTGGACTTTCTCTGTCGTATTATTCCAAACTTTTATCCGCCATTTGCTGACAGAGTCAAACAAGGTATATTTAATTCTCTACAGCAGATCATTGAAAAAAGGGTGCTGCCCAACTTACAGCCTCTGTTTGACTCTCCAAAGTTGGATAGAGAATTGCGCACGACTGTTAGAGAGACTTTCAAAGAGTTTTGCAGCAACGGGAATGGAGAAGGCGTCTCCGGGAACCGCGACGAGGGCAGTGACGATTTACCTCGAGGAGGGCCCGACGAGCCGGCCTTCTCGGACGACGAAGACGATCCGCCTCCCATCATCGCCGAGGACACGGACGACGATGACCTGCCGCTGTCCGAGGTGCGCGCGAGGGAGCGGCCCGAGTTGGCAGCGGCTCTGCCGTTGCTGCTGCGTCCGTTCGCCGAGACCCTGTTGGACGAGCGCTCGGCGGCAGCGGCGACGGCGCTGCTGGACGCGTGCGGCAGCCCGATGCCGACGCCGGCGGCGCTCGCCGATTTGTTCGTCGCAGTGCTGCAAGAAGCTCCACCGTTGAAGATGAGTCGCAACCCGACACCGGCGGACCTCGAGTCTATATTGAACTCGCCAGTCTTTTCCATGTTCCACTACCTCGTCCCCGGCAATAGCACCGAGGGGAGACGGAAACTACTCCTGGAAACTTTAAAAGAAATTCATTCCCAGGCTACGGTTCCATGCGTGGGATACTGCCTGCTGTTCTATTTGAAGGTTTGCTACGAAAGGGAGAAACGCGCCGAACGAGATCCCGTCAAAAAGCGAAATGTGAAATTCAAAGCGGACGTGTACAGGGAGTATTGCGGGTACGTGGAGTTGAAACTGGCGGAGAGCATAGCGGACGACTTCGAGAAGTGCCAGGAGTCGGACGCGAACGTGCTCGTGTGGCTGATCCCGGACGTGTACAGAGAGTACAAGGACCAAGTGCAGAACCACATCCGCCTGCTGCACGTGATCGTGTCGACGCTGGACGCGGCGCAGCTGCAGCGCCTCGTGTGCCTCACGCTGCAGGGCAGCCTCATGATGTTCAAGTCGGACGACATCACCACCATGCTGTCCACGAGCCTGGGCTGGGAGACGTTCGAGCAGTACTGCCTGTGGCAGCTGCTGACGGCGGCCGAGATCTCGGTGGAGGACGTGCTGCAGCTCATCCCGCGCCTGTCGTACGCGCAGCACGCGGAGGCGCTGACGGCCGTGCTGCTGATGCTGAAGCAGGAGCGGCCCAGCGCGGACGTGGTGCGCCAGATGTTCTGCCGCGCGCTGGACGCGGACGATGCCTTCGTGGTGTCCACGGTGATGTATTGGTGCCAGGACTGGGAGGACAAGGTGGCCGACCTGCTGGCGGCGCTGCTCAGCACGCGCTACCCGGGCACCAGCCCCAACAAGAGGAAACGCCCCGGCAAGCACAGCATCCCGCCCAACGCGCCGCCCAACGCTGaatta GTTTTAGGTCACTTAGAGCAAATAAGAGTATGCTGTGTTGAACAGGATGATATGTCAATTTTTAATATGGAATGTATGCAGAAGGCCTTACAACAATCACAGTCAAATAGTAGTGATAGCATAAAG AGACAATATAGCGAATTATTTCTATTGGCTTGGGAGGATGAGCTGCCCATATCAAGGCGAGCCCGCAAACTGGCGTCCAACTCACTGCCGCTCAATCCCAGCTTGCATTCATCTAATGAAGATAGTGAG gaagAAGAAATTGTAAAGCCCAAACAAGCGAAACGACGCAAGAAAGCCATATCGGATAGCGATTGA
- the LOC123874521 gene encoding UDP-GlcNAc:betaGal beta-1,3-N-acetylglucosaminyltransferase-like protein 1 yields MMHISVIIPVFNGEKWINNCMKSIANQTIFDTELKVEIVVYNDGSTDLSNQILDDWSQYFLMRNILFKLIGSAKSKGVGAAKNAAVYASSGQYLCFQDIDDVMHSDRILLQWEVARLDHSCLIGCRINRDPPNSTPRFVKWANNIQQSQMKVQIYLSYGPTILMPTWFCHRSVFDKVGGFDETGFGTPEDLLFFYDHVDGGGDLYRVDKELLIYTYHEDATTFSIMRNKIQQIQVKRLEMSVIPQWEHFTVWNAGKAGRKFVRMLNPDNVNKIKAFCDVDKKKIGRTIELYCPVKRKVIVKLPVIHFKHAKPPMVICVKLDLTKGVFEKNLNSLNLIEGTDYIIFS; encoded by the coding sequence ATGATGCATATTTCTGTAATAATTCCAGTATTTAACGGTGAAAAATGGATAAATAATTGCATGAAATCAATTGCAAATCAAACTATTTTTGACACTGAATTAAAAGTGGAAATTGTTGTTTATAATGATGGAAGTACCGACCTATCTAATCAAATTCTTGATGATTGGTCCCAATATTTTCTTATGCGTAATATACTATTTAAACTCATTGGATCAGCAAAATCTAAAGGGGTAGGGGCAGCCAAAAATGCAGCAGTATATGCTAGCTCCGGCCAGTACCTTTGTTTTCAAGATATTGATGATGTAATGCATAGTGATAGAATCTTATTGCAGTGGGAAGTAGCAAGACTGGATCACAGCTGTTTAATAGGATGTAGAATAAATCGAGATCCTCCTAATTCAACACCTCGCTTTGTCAAATGGGCTAATAACATACAACAATCACAAATGAAGGTACAGATTTACCTATCATATGGGCCTACTATTTTAATGCCTACATGGTTTTGCCACCGTTCTGTATTTGACAAAGTTGGAGGTTTTGATGAGACTGGCTTTGGTACTCCTGaagatcttttatttttttatgatcatGTTGATGGGGGTGGTGATTTATATAGAGTTGACAAAGAACTTCTGATTTATACTTATCATGAAGATGCTACTACATTTTCAataatgagaaataaaattcAGCAAATTCAAGTTAAGAGACTTGAAATGAGTGTGATACCACAATGGGAACATTTCACTGTTTGGAATGCAGGCAAAGCAGGTAGAAAATTTGTACGTATGCTTAATCCAGataatgttaataaaattaaagcattcTGTGatgttgataaaaaaaaaataggtcgTACAATTGAACTATATTGCCCAGTGAAAAGAAAAGTAATTGTGAAATTACCAGTTATTCATTTTAAACATGCTAAACCCCCCATGGTTATATGTGTAAAATTAGATCTGACAAAAGGAGTTTTTGAGAAAAATCTCAACTCGTTAAATCTCATTGAAGGAactgattatattatatttagttaa